The sequence below is a genomic window from Mercenaria mercenaria strain notata chromosome 14, MADL_Memer_1, whole genome shotgun sequence.
TCAGTATATATAAACTACTAAGTACGCATATGAATATGagtcgatatatatatatacacacaggTATGGACCTGTTAAAGTCGAGAATATCTTCCCCTTCGAAACGTTTCTACGTTCTATGATTTGATACAGATATGGAAAAGTTATAAGACTTCTTGTTATTAGGACTAgcagaaataccttaaatgtaGAAAATGCACCGTAACCGTAAAGTCATACATGTGAagacaatacatttagtcgtcgtataatgttttaatgcaaaaatagcgacaatacacgtttgtttagTGTATTAATGTCTGCAGAAGCCATTGGGATAtttttgtgacctcgaccttcgatATCGTTCACAAACATttccgcgggcttctgcagatgtaaTACACACAAAAACGTGTTTATCCCTTCATTTTCACGTTGCAGTTGTCGTTATGCGACGTCTGGAACcatgtaaaataatcaaaattattttgatttgtttaagtTGTTATGTGAGGTCAGAAAGTACATTAGCATTGACATATGATTACTAGACACGCCAGTTAACATCTTCCAAGTTGATATATATTGTTGATGCACGTTGCACTAGTTTGTCATGTCAATACGTCAGAAATGCACCATGGTTAtatattgttttagatatttcGTATATTCAGAAAGAGTCTAGGACAGTCCGAGTGTGCACCGGAAGTCCGAGCAgagacctaggaaatgggtctcgtagatattaaaATATTGAGAGACAATGTAGAAGATTAAGTTAGGTTTTAGATGTGAAGCTTGTAAAACTAAGACCAAGAAATTAGAAAATGATTTACTAATGTTATGTACAAAATactctactgtgtaaataaacataaaaatggttCAGAATGTGTTGTTGTTATGGACCGACCACGTTACAACCTTTTCAGAAGATTTCACATGGGATTACTGTTTTGCATGCCTTGTACATATTAATGTTTATGTGTATATGAATACTGTTTAGTATAAACACATTTATTCTCAATAATTAACATATTTGTGTTCACATACATACGTTAGTGCTCTTCTCTTGAATACCCTTAAGTtgtggtcaatcacattttagcaacattttatgacacttTTAAGTTTTCATAAATTATGTTAGAGATtcattaaagaaacaaaaaagaaccATTACATAGACTTAGATTCCTATTGAAAATGTGCATCCATTATCATTTCATGAAATCTTTCAATTACTGtaatataaaagtattaaatatgggccatttcttttgatttcaacataatttatagCTTTGCATTTGACAAAAATTTAGATATTTCAATAACTTGAAATAAAAGGCAAGTTTTACACAAGCGCAACTTCCGAATAATTATTGCAAACGTGCAGAATCACTTCAAATGGAATACATGCATGGATTATTCGATATTTCAAATGACGCTACAAACTATATTATAAGAGAGAcacatttaattttgaatatattttttcttgtgtaCACAGtgcacattttttattatttgatggaCATCTTGAAAggttatataaaatcattattattattattgaatagTTGCTATTAAATTTCTTACACAAATATAAACTAGGCAATTTTCGTGCGTAAAAATAACAGTTGAGGCACATCTTATCAAATACGTGAAATTGCAGATCACAAACTTTTATCGATACAGACTGCCTCGAGTTAATTCTTGCCAAAATTGACATACATTCGGTATGGCAGAAATTTTAACGGCATTTGCTTTATCAAAAAAGCTATATACTGACGAACATATATTCAAGAAAGTATTATTGGCATTAAAAGTTATTGCGACGTGCGTATAATTTAATATGAAAGAAGCGCCGTCTGACTTATTAAACAGCATGCACATTTTAGCAAATAGCTTATAAACGTATAGAAGCGGAGATTGTATGGGAATAATGTATTTAACCTATATGCTTCATTACAAgtcgaaaaaaaaagacatagaaaataatttaaaactgtaaaaaacgTCGCTGGACAGGTATTTGCCGATGACAAATGAAAAAGGCCAATAACAAAGATCACACAGACGGGAACAGATTTTTATTTGTGCATTTTGCTAAGATATTCGCTGAGTCTTTCATGGTCTAAGGTCAGTGTTATATTCAGCCGAATATGCTTCTTAAAGTCTACATTATACCTTGTGCCATGCGACATTAGATGATGTTTTACAACCCAGGAAGACAGTTTGGTTGATCGCTCAGGGGAGTAAACTTTTGTTATCCAATCATCAGCCCACCAATTGTCAAGATATGGAGGGTAATAAAAATCGAAAATTTCTAAATGAGAACGATGAACCATATCATGTGTTAATATTCCAGTGTTTCCTTCATGACACGTTGGCCCAACGACACCTATATTTGGGGGAGTGTAGTTTTGCAGAATTGATATCCCTTCCGATGTCCATTTCTGAGTTTCCATGGAACTGTCATCGTTTATGCGAACAAAGTAATCCATGCCATCTTCATAAGCTTCTCGTGCTATTGCATTAACAGTTTTTGTAAATGTTCTACTACGGGTCACAACAGTTTTAACTTTATCAAACATAGTTTTCAGTTGATGTTTAACAGTTTCTAAATAGTCACCTTTATCTATTCCAACatacataatatatgtatattccTCTTCCATAGTTTTATATAGGGAAGGCAAGCAAATAGTTgttaaactcaaattttctacCAGCGGATTTTTAATCTTACGGGTTGACGACGGGACTAAAATGCCAATTTTTATTGctcttttatgtattttttcagtACTATTGTATACATTATTCATACTGGCATTAAAGGATTTAAACAAATAATCCTTGTGAAATTGGCCGGTGGCGTTTGTTGATAAAAGTGAATCTTTTCCTTTTATAGATGAACTATTTAAATCTGCtaatttttcaaatgtctttgaaatgctGGCAAAATGTATTTGGTGAGGGACATAGAATAGTGATAAGAACAACGTGCAAATTATTGCTATCCAGATTACTTTGGTTTTCAAAGTCTCTATGAAAGAACACATTTTGTCTTCACACACTGGAatagagaaaaaaagaaacatttaagtaTCTCTAAAAACGAGCTTACGACTTCAATACAAGAAAGCTAAAAGTTAATCTTTTTAAGATTGAACATCTGTGTCTTTGTACAAATCGAGACACGttcatgtttatatatgatttatatatttcaataggTATAATGTTATAGCTCATATTGTCATGTACTGCATGATCTGAGAATTGAATAAAcctaaacttgaaacttaaacatATTCAGAATCATGATATTGTAAAGTGAAACTTCACATTGTTTTATAcatcttttcatttatttcacaaaACCCTGTTCATTACTATTTTTCACACGTTTACAAAATTCTATTACAAACTGTATtaccagaacagaacagaacatattttatttctcacaAAAACTATTACAGTTTCTATCGACaagcaataacattttaatattcatttgataacGAAATTGTGACATTAAGAATACAGATATGTCCAAATGAATGGATGGAAAATATTTTCGGATGAACATACATAATTAACAGCGGTTTGATGTGTGTCGATATCTgtataataacatatatatatatacagtctaaAGCTGATATTTCTTCTAGTATCACCTTCATTAtacaatatgtttaatagttactCTTGGACAGGAAcgaatattatacatatataaatatctgCCCAAAACTCACGATATGTCTTATGATCTGGCATATTACACAATTCACTCTAGTGTTTTGTAAACAGTAGCCTTATGgcataaaaacaatatacttcaTTATAATAAAACCTGTTTCTCACTGCAAGATCGCAGTCTACTATACACATTCAAATACTGGAATagtttaatacatgtacaatgatgCTTTAGAATAAACGTTATATTTACAAATAACACAAACATAATTACCGGTGTACATAGAATAACTCATATTACAGTCTAAGTCTACGTATTTCAAGTGTTTCCTGGATAAATTTAGCTTACATATATAGTTCTGCTTTATTTTTGGTTGATAACAGTATGTGACAGgactggccgtaccggcgacagtaaccatcagaacaaatcaacaccctttacattatttacaaatttatttacataagatgattattaacaatgaatagatgatatgaaaaaaattgattataagaaagaaagaaaaaaaaatcaaagttcagtatcaccagatacaaagttcgtatagttcaattctaatgtgacgtggcacagttctttaatttaattgcgaactttaagtagcacaaacaatatatgacgtATCTTTAaaacaagtccctttaaaccgtgaatacgttgattccgtattggctccctatagtggtaggtgattgcatccctgagctgacttcagaggataacaaaaattagcgtctttgcggtttacggcacaaccatgggacgaaagctctgcgctgggaaaatcacatccaggcgagtgaagacaagtgaacctctggcattgtacttccgggttaggacatcaccaggtaaaatcttctggcggaagaagctaaaatatataacatatggtaagcaccatagcaaaacaaataaatcagggcataaaactgctcctttgggtacaccatacctccgtaggctcccataaataatacgtgctacttatacaaaatatatgtgctactaagttcagacgtcacgtgattaaaatacgtcactaattacttccattattacaaaaattacttacttaaaagactaaagttaaagtatgaaaaagatataaaaaaattatgatgaaaaaatatagtaatggaaatgataaactgcagctattatttacaactacaaattaacaaaattcaatgtaaatcaaacgtaatatcatagttggcatccatatcatatctaatgccatacactaaaacggacattgtatgtatatgcaataggctggcacacaatttcatattacaataatatattacatacatggcactagacttgccatatagatttatacataacaatacaatgtagtaatggcgttccataataaacaaaatgtttgacatatgtttttgaaacagagtactttataaatatcatgttacaaatttcagtacaaattttacatcttatataaacgaaacattttagattcctctttcgaaataatttaaaaaagtctgaaaaatttaataaattatcctgacataccgaaactagccaaaatcacatgccgaaaagtaaatgttacagaattctgtagaatgcacaaaaattaaccaaataaaaatcgtgatgcaaaaatcatataaaaatctaacaaataaatatcttacctcgatcgagcataaatttctagcaagaaaaattaatcagacacagattcgtctataatgtcggaaggtggtgtgcgcaatatctagtccagtctatttaaagggtaatgtcccgccaaatactaaatttcatgggactcacggctaagcCATGGACtatgactatttctattttcacgggattcacgatatagccgggaaatctgactatttTGGCGCGgtttgaaattgacaatttgaggcccattatagtggttttggggataaaaacataaattactgaagtttataaaatattaaccTTCTTATCACTGAACCGAAtctaatgaaatttacatggaaatttaagttatgaaatacagaaaaacatgagaggtattttatgcgtgaaatctgacattcacctcaataactcaaaaatttacaaaaagatgatgcaatacctgcatttacactacagataaataaggcccgtatgtcagtttgtgacacagtTGGGTGAACttaaacatacttggtctagATCTATAATAACGTTTGATATATTTACGCCTCACTTGTTCATACGggaaacatttaaatataaaatgaaattcatcttcaatatcgTTGCTATTACATATTTGACAAAACCTTAAATTTCTGTCTATTCTGTCTCGACCATATCGGCTAGTCTGTATTCTAAGACTATGAACAGACACACGAAGTTTTGTAAGTGCAATGCGCAGATTGCGAGacacaatattatttaaatatcatgGTTCCAGTTCAGAATCTAATGATTCTTTAACACTTTTATACAGAGTCAATACTTCCATACTATTGACACCATTTCGCCATTATTGGGTAAATTCGTCGATCAGACGTtgtttaaacatagaaataaatgCTGAATCTACATTCCTCATCAGATGCCTATTATTTATAATGTCATTCCATTTATACAAAAACCCGTATAAAAAGATCTTTAACATGAGTAAACCAATTTACTTTACCCACAGCGGAATCATTAATCTCTGAGTTTACAGTGgttttaattataatattattgcTCTGGCATagttttaaccaatattttacaatGCGCACATACCTATTAATATATAAAGGGTACCGTCCCAATTCCCCATATACTGCAATATTACATGTGGATTGCCTAACTCCcaacaatgttttgcaaaatttaatacgTAAAGTTTCCAACTGTTTGGACTTGAGAAGTCCCCATATTTCACAGCCGTAGCTAACTGTGGAACCCACAAAGGAATCAAAAAGTTGCAATGCTAATTTTGGCAATGTTTCATGTTTCTTTAAATTGGCCATTAGCGTGTTCATAGCTTTAAGGCTTTTTCCGTACATAGTCTTGGTGTTTAATGTAAAATTCCCTGTATAATTCAGAGTAACCCCTAAATAATTAATATCATGTATAGTCTCTGTAATACAAGAATTGTTTCCATAGTACCAAGATTCACCTCTATGCAAGCCTCCACGTTTTCTAAACACTACACAtttgtttttttctacatttacTTCAAGGCCCCAAGTATTACAATAGTCATAAAGTGTGTCTAGAGATGATTGCAAATCAATAGGTGTTTCAGCTAAGATTACCATGTCGTCagcaaataacaataaaataagacATAAGTTCATTTAAAGAGAGCCCAGCATCTATTCTCTTTTGCAAATACAATTCTAAATCTTccacaaacaaagaaaacataatcggggaaattatctccctttgacgTAAGCCGACTGCAATTTCGAAGTAATCTGAAAAACTACCAGTATCAAATAAACGAACACATGATTTAACTGAAGAATACATACTTCTAACTATgcgtaatatttttccgttaagACCCATGTTATACAATTTATACCACAATGCGTTTCTATAGATAGAATCGAAACAACGTTTCatatcaataaaacaacaatataaacgTTTGTTGTTAATAAAGTTTTGTATCTAAGAGTTTAGTATAAAGATCGCGTCTACAGTTGATCTATTCTTCCTAAAACCAAACTGTGCATCAGAAATAATGTTATTATCATCCGACCATTTCGTGATGCGTGCAgttaaaacagaagtaaataattTGCCTAAAATGCCTAATAAGGTAATACCTCTATAATTGTTGACATTACATTTATCTTCCTTTTTATGTAACGATACTATAATACCCTCTGGGAAACAACTTGAATTCAGAATATTATTAAACGATATAGTAATATGTCCAGCTAAAATCTCACAtgcttcaataaaatattcatttaacaacTTGTCTTCACCAGACGCTTTGTTTCTACTTAAATGTTTTTGGGGGTTTTCTTTGCATTACAAACTTCTATGTatgatatatatatcaaaatcatgCGTATTATTGAAGTTTTCAGATTGTCTGTGTGTGCTGTTATTTACGTTTGAAAACATATcttgaaaatacaatttaaaatctTCTAGAGGAATATTACTAGTGCCTGCAGGCGTACTACTTTTAAAGTACCTCCAAAACTCTCGAGGTTTACTCTTTTTAAGCCGTTCAAATTCTCGGGTACGTTTAAATTTATACGATCTACATTTGCGTTTGATAAGTTGTTTATACAATTTTTTACATCTACAAAATTCTATTCTATCTTGATCACTGTGTGACCGATTAAAATTATACAAGGCTTCTTTGTAAACGCCTTTTGCTGTTTTACATTCTAAGTCAAACCATTTGTTACTATTATCTGAACATGTTTCATTAAAACGACGTGTCTTAAAGACAATTCTTTTAAACAGTTGATCCGCCACTTCTCGGATGATATTCGTAAAGTCGTTCACCATGCTGTTCATTGATGTCACATCCTCAACCCCGCCCCTCAGAATGTCGTTGAACTTTACCGTATTTTCTACAAGTCTTGTCCGATATATTTCTTTATCTTTATCACGCCACTTTATATACTCCGTTTCGTAAACCTTATTATCAAAGTCTAAGTTACTgtgatataataaattaaacgTTATTGGAGCGTGAtcactaaaattgttaaaattgcaTACCTTAAAGTCATCGATAATCTTGAGGACATAATCAATTACCGTTTCTGTTATAACAAGTATACGCCCCCTTACCACAATCACTGCCTAAGCGGCCGGTTGCAATTCTAAGTGATGTTCCCTGGCATAAATCGAGAAGTGTGTTACCTTGTTACCTTGTGAATCGCTTATTTTGTCCATAGAGAATCTCGGGAGGGGTGTGTTGGAACAGTTTCCGGGACTAGCCTGTCGCACATTATGTAATCAGCTTTACACGATGTCCGAGCATTGCAATCACCAGCGACTAGAACTGTCCATTGGCttcgaaataaaaatatcattttgcaaaCAATCAAACAGATCAACATCTATAATATTCGTAATCGGCGAGGCGTCGTTCCATAAGTATACTGCAGCTATATATAGGCCTACATCAAATTTCATGCAGAAAAAAGGCTTTATCAAATTTCAACCACACTATGGTATCGTGGGTATTTTTTACTATTGATACATCCCCTTTAAGCTCGTTGCACACATATATAACTGTTCCATCACTGTTTCGTTTTGCATTTCCATGGTAGAAATGAGTAAACGCTTGGGCAAATTAGACTCTTTAGAGAAAAAAGTTGATACTTTTTACAATGATTTAAGGATAGACTTTGGATACACATCAATGACACATCCAAAGCAACACAGGAAAGGGTTGATCGAGTTGATGATGACCGTGTAGCTTCTGCAGAAATAGATCTAGAAAATACCAAATATCACATGGTGAACCTTGAAAAGGAGCGGGACAACATGAAACATGAGTTGGACTATATAAAAGCACAGAGTATGCGCAATAATTTAATCATAGGAAATGTCCCAGAGGAAGTGAATAAAACCCCAAATAAAACTGAGAAAATAGTCCGTACTTTTATGAAGGAGAAGCTGAAGGTTGCCGATGAGTTAGCTAAAAGTATCAAGCTGGAAAGGGTACATCGTATAGGAGTCATCTATGGCGATGCAAATGAATCAGGGAGAACCGGAAATGGAGTACAAAGTCCGGGCCGCGGAGAATAGTGTGCAAATTCACATATTACAAGGACAGTGAAATGATTAAAAAGCAGAGCAAGCACCTGAGGGATTCTTCTTTCTATATCGCGGAGCAATATCCACCGGAAGTAGCTGCCAAACGGAGACGTTTGGTACCAAAGATGAAGGAAGCGCGTAAGTCGGGGCATCAGGCATGGATATCGTATGATACGCTTTTTGTAAACGGGAGACCAGTAAATGATGCATGtggtggggaggggggtgggggaagGTGTCAGGATGGGCTGAAATGTTTCATATGGAATTGTAATGGTTTGAGTGCTCTTAACAGATCAGACTGCGAATTTGTAAATCTGTTGACGGGAAATGATATAGTTATTCTGACGGAGTCCTGGTCAGGTAAAAGTAGTAAAATAGACCTGGCTGgttgttattgttataatttctttagaaaatttaagcACATTAAAAAACTTTACCTTGCCTAACATTGCAATAATATCCTCAGTTCTAGCCCCCATTCGTAAAGTAGCACCATTGTCACTATGTCCCGCATTGGCTTCCATAGTTACGTTTCTATCTATTGTAAAATCTATCTTTTCTACTTCACTAATCCGAGATGTATTTACTGGTGAGAACGTTTCATCATTGTACAGTATCGAGTTCGTTTCATTCAAAATTTCGCTAATTGAACACTTTGCCGTCGGCGAATCtgaacttttaaatattttactgagATTTAGGAGTTCATCGTCACTCGCACTACTTCTTGTCCTTTTATTTTTCCTTTGTTTTCTattattctttttcttatttgtcatatttaaaagataatatcTTCTTCACTTAGGATTTTCAAAACACTTTCGAATGATCTAAAATAcgttatgaaaatgtttaaactttttagATACATCCAATAATTGATCCCACTCAGAAAACACGTCCGTATCCTATCGTGTCACACATTCTTTTAATTAAAAGAATATAgtcatgttaaaatataaaatgggaaggggaggcatatagtgttacccctgtccatgtgtgtgtttgtttgttcgtttgcttgtgcttttgtttgtttgtgtgttcgggaaagggtggtgttcgtgtccgggccataactttgacatgcacagTCCGaattcagaataatttcacacaaataataAGCGTAGATAGATAATTTGTCATGCGTAAAGCCATTtgactagctccaaggtcaaggtttttattatatattttttttaaatatggtaATTGAATATCTCATGTTTTCGTtattattctttttgtaaatatgataatTGTTAATACCGTTATTATTAATAATACTATTATTATTCATTCTTATATAGCAATAAATCATATCTCAAgtatttagttttagcaattaaTGTTGTATATCCGTGCCCACATTTAGATTATGACGAAGAATCAAACACTTCCTGTTGGGTATGACACAGAAACAGCTCGCGTGTTTACCGACAAGCTTATCGCATACACTGttttctttttgtcaaaatattgtttgtaacCTATTTTGTCTGTTTGAAAGAATATTGCGATAAATGGGGATTAACggttaatgaagaaaaaactaaAGTTATGGTGTTTAGAAAACGAGGCCGTATAAAAGAAAACGAGaaatggttttataataatacacCTTTAGAAATGGTAGAAGAGTTTAACTATTTAGGAGTCGTGTTTAGCTCTTCAGGAACTTTCAGTGTCAACCAGAATATGCTCGCCGGTAAGGGTTTAAAAGCAATgaacatattattatataatttgaaaTACTTTGATCTGAATCCGAAAATATGTTGTCAATTGTTTGATGCATTTGTTGGGGCTGTTTTGAATCATGCATGTGAAATATGGGGCAATACCAAGTCGAAAGAGTTAGAACGCCtgcatttgaaattttgtaaaagactgttaaatgttaaaatgtctgcTAGTAATGCAAGTATATATGGTGAATTAGGCAGATATCCATTGTATATAAACAGGTATATCAGAGTAATCAAATATTGGATAAAAGTAATCAACTCAGATAATTGTATTATAAAGTCATTATATTCAGAGGCTTTAAAAGACTGTAATAATGAGAAAAGAAATTGGGCATATAATGTTAAATCATTGTTATACAGACATGGTTACGGATATGTGTGGGATAATCCTTCAGCAATAAATCAAAAGCTATTCCCTGCTATATCTAAACAAAGACTAATTGATATGTTCAGACAAGAGTGACATGAGAACCTACAAAATAATAGAACATTATCGCTATACAAACACTTGAAGAAAGATTTTATGTATGAAAGTTATTTAAATTCAATGAACAGTAAATATTACAGAAGTTTACTAACAAGACTTAGAACATCGACACATACGCTTAGAATAGAAACAGGCAGATATGGTAGAAACAGGATAGAGAGAAATGAAAGACTATGCTTAATATGTGACAATAGAAGCTCTGACATAGAAGATGAATACCactttgttttaatatgtacaaaatacagcGCATTAAGAAAACGTTATATTGCAAAGAGATATAGAAGAAATCCTAGTATGTGGAAATTTATTGAATTACTGAACTCAACAgatagaaaaactttaaataacttagcAGCCTTTATCAAAAATGCCATAAATATACGATCTGCCACTATTAACAATATCTTGTGATTATGAGATAGAAAtatgtttactgttttattttagtacatattatatattttggtacttctataaaaaaaattttatgaaaatgtattatGCTATGTGCATTGATGTAGCcaacaatattattttgatattatttttgttcatcctCAATACTGTACTTTATAACACTATACCTTCAGAACGTTATatgatattatgtatatatgtttttttgaCCTTGTATTAGATTGTAATAGATTTATGGACGAGGAACCATAATGGCTCAAGTCCTTAATTAGTGAAATAaactattcttcttcttcttcttcttcttctgttGGCTACGTGTGTATTAGATAACTTTATTGAGTTACACGAGAAAATGCACATCCTTTTTTCATGATGATCTGATTagaaatattcataaagattaaattatgaaataataagttcccaaacgtggtttatcgttgaataacccgagttttgagttcttatgcgtaagaatatatcacgaaggtcgtaggcctgagtgataaaTTGTTTCGCAttagaacgaaaaactcgggttattctacgataaatcacacttgggaacttattatttcgattctaacacggcATACTAGTATCAGCAGTGTTAGAAGAAATGGTAGCTACttttacgaccgcgctacgcacctggatcggatgacgtcattgcacgcgagtggtttattgcagaataacccgagatagattttgctctgcaTGTATGTAGAATAAATTATTGACATGTGATAATCAATAGAAAACAAAATTGAGTTTGTCTACATTGAGCTATCTGCCCATTATTCTCTTCTTTActattatttatttgatatttctaaGAAGaagtaatatacatttttgtatgaatGTATGTTGAATACTATTATAAACGTATCTCCCTCCGTACAAAACGAGACATGTTCGTGTTTATATATGCTTTATATATTTCAATAGGTATATGTTATAGCTCATATTACCATGTATTAAAATGTGTTACCTGTCAACATTCTATTTACACTTCAGAAACTATATGTCCAAAGCGTCCTTGTTCACgtccatcatttttttttaaaaattacatcgCACTTCACATttgaattttataacattttcgtttttgttattGACCAGAATCTGTAAAGTTTAGAGTCTAATAAATTCTTATTCTTCTTCTttaaaagagattaactgaatttaaacatgaaaaacacATGTTTTTAACAACTTCCTGAATTAGGTATTAATTaaaatttg
It includes:
- the LOC123526434 gene encoding uncharacterized protein LOC123526434 — its product is MLTVCEDKMCSFIETLKTKVIWIAIICTLFLSLFYVPHQIHFASISKTFEKLADLNSSSIKGKDSLLSTNATGQFHKDYLFKSFNASMNNVYNSTEKIHKRAIKIGILVPSSTRKIKNPLVENLSLTTICLPSLYKTMEEEYTYIMYVGIDKGDYLETVKHQLKTMFDKVKTVVTRSRTFTKTVNAIAREAYEDGMDYFVRINDDSSMETQKWTSEGISILQNYTPPNIGVVGPTCHEGNTGILTHDMVHRSHLEIFDFYYPPYLDNWWADDWITKVYSPERSTKLSSWVVKHHLMSHGTRYNVDFKKHIRLNITLTLDHERLSEYLSKMHK